The Burkholderia pyrrocinia genomic sequence GGCGTGAGCGACCGCGTGGTGGACGTGATCGGCGAGAACGTCGACTGCGTCGTGCGCGGCGGCGAACCGGCCGACCGCTCGCTGGTCGCGCGTCGCGTCGGCGACCTGCGGCTCGGCGTGTATGCGTCGCCTGCCTACCTCGCGCGCGCCGGCACGCCGTCGCATCCGGCTGAACTGGAAGACACGCATCACCGGATCGTCGGCTTCCTGTGGGCGCGTACCGGCAAGGCGCTGCCGTTTGCGATGGAATGCGACGGCGAGCGCGTCGACGTGCGCGGGCGCTACGTGCTCGCGGTCGACGACGGCAACGCATACCTCGAGGCCGGCCTCGCCGGGCTGGGCATTCTGTGGCTGCCCGACTACATGGCTGCCGCGCATCGCGAGCGCGGCGAACTGGTGCAGCTGTTCGACGCGTGGCAGCTCGAACCGATGCCGATGTACGTCGCGTTCCCGCCGAACCGGCACGTCAGCGCGAAGCTGCGCGTCTTCGTCGACTGGATCGCCGACCTGATGGCGCAGCATGCGCCGGTCGCGAACCGGCGTCGCGGCGGCAGCGGTTCGCGCGACACGGGCAAGACCGTGGCGACCTGAGTCGCTCATAAACGGCCGCACATAAAAAAACCCGCGCAACATGCGCGGGTTTCGACGAGTTGGCGCGGAAACGCCGACGACTCAGGCGGTCAGCGCGGTTAGCGCCTCATCGGTGAGCCACAGCGATTCCTGCAGATCCTGCTCGTTGAGGTTCAGGCCGTCGCCGCCCCGGTCGACCACGATGAAATCGCTGACGCCGCCGAGTGCGATCAGCGGGTGATGCCACACGCCCTTCGCATAGTTGACGCCCTGCCAGCCGCTCGTCACGAACGCGCGGATCTTCGCCGGATCGAGATCGCCCGCGGGCGCCACGACGACGAGATACGGCTGGTCGTTCAGCGGCACGAAGGCCTGGCTGCCGAGCGGGTGCCGCTCGAGCATCTTCACTTCGAACGGCAGCGTGCGCGGCTGGCCTCGAAACAGGTTGACGAGCGTGCGGCCGTCTTCGTCGCTCACATCGACTTTCGCGAGATCGTGAAAGCGGATCGTCGTGCCGAGATTGATCGGGATCTGCTTTGCTCCTTCCGTCTCGATCA encodes the following:
- a CDS encoding LysR family transcriptional regulator; the protein is MDRFDAMQAFARVVEAGSFTKAAETLHMSRTTVTQLVQQLEARLRVKLFNRTTRKVVVTADGAAYYERVVRLLADMDDAETSLSAASASPRGRLRVDVPSPFARLILIPALPAFHARYPDIQLDMGVSDRVVDVIGENVDCVVRGGEPADRSLVARRVGDLRLGVYASPAYLARAGTPSHPAELEDTHHRIVGFLWARTGKALPFAMECDGERVDVRGRYVLAVDDGNAYLEAGLAGLGILWLPDYMAAAHRERGELVQLFDAWQLEPMPMYVAFPPNRHVSAKLRVFVDWIADLMAQHAPVANRRRGGSGSRDTGKTVAT
- a CDS encoding ureidoglycolate lyase, with amino-acid sequence MKTLVIEPLTKEAFAPFGDVIETEGAKQIPINLGTTIRFHDLAKVDVSDEDGRTLVNLFRGQPRTLPFEVKMLERHPLGSQAFVPLNDQPYLVVVAPAGDLDPAKIRAFVTSGWQGVNYAKGVWHHPLIALGGVSDFIVVDRGGDGLNLNEQDLQESLWLTDEALTALTA